GCGGGGGCAGCTTCAGGTGTTGTTTCAGCTGTTGTTTCGGACCAGTGTTTCCATGCGACCAGTCCTCCGGCTGTAACCAGAGTCAGCACGAGAACGGCAACGGCTCCGAAGAGTAAGATATGGGGCTTTTTGCTCCGTGGTGCTTGGCCGGATGGGGGTGTCGCGGCAATGGGAGAATTGGGGCCTAGTGATGATGTCGGACCTGTCGAATGTGGTGGCGGAGAGTGTGGTGGTGGAGAATGAAAGCTCGACTCGGGAGTGGCTGTTGCCGGTGATGGAGTGGTGGTGGTCGAGTGAAGCGTTAGATGATCTCTCCAGGCGGAAATGGATTGTGGCCGCTGGCTTTCCGCCATTTCGAGAGCTTGGTCAATTCCTTCCAAAAAGGATGGAGGAAAGCCGATATACTGGGAAGCGGTGTCTGATAATTTCGGTTGAGGGTCAGGTTGTTGGTTGCGATGCGCATCACTCCGATCACTGGCCGGAACCGGCTGTTTGCCTGTGATCATGAAATAGGCACAGGCGGCAAGAGCGTAGATGTCACTCCAGGGGCCCTGATACTTGGCATCGGTCGAATACTGTTCTACGGGAGCGTAGCCTGGAGTGATGATACTGGTTACATCCTGGGTTTTGCCACTGATCTGCTGGCGAGCTGCTCCGAAATCAATCAGCATCGGTTTACCTTCGCTAGAGATGATGATGTTGTCGGGTTTGATATCGCGGTGTAGCGTGTTGGCCTGGTGCACGATCTCGAGCCCATCCATCAGGGCCAGTAGGATGGCTTGCACTTTTTCATAGGGCAGGGGGCCGTTGTTTTTGACAACTTGTTTCAGGCTAAGGCCTTCGACAAAGGGCATGACCATGTAAGCCGTCTGATGGGCCTCGAAGAGGCGGTAGACGTGTACGATGTTCGGGTGGTTGAAACTAGCGAGAATCTGAGCTTCTTTCAGGAAAGAATCCACGGCCCATCGGAAGTCGGATTCCAGACTGCGGGTCTGGGCGATCACACTGTATCCGTCTCCGCGGGTGGCAATCCCGTCCGGCAGTAGCTCCTTGATTGCTACTTTTTTACGTAAATTGACATCTTCCGCAAGATACGTGATTCCAAAGCCCCCTTTGCCGAGGACGGATTCGATGCGGTAGTCTTTGATTTGGCTGCCTTGGGGAAGGCAGTGAGAAGGGTATTCAGGGGGAGTCATGTTCGCGTGCGTAACAACCTGAACAATGTATGAAAGATAGGATGGCTTACAAGAATTAGTTTAAATTAACACGTCATGACAGATATGTGGATTTGTTCAAGCGACAGGCGTAAATGCGTTTGATTGGACCGTGAATGCGTTTGATGGGATCTCTACTAGGGCGAATATTGCTTTTTGATTTCGGTGAAGCGGCGGTAGGCTTCGAGTGCCCGTTCCCGGCCTTCGGTGTGTGGAATGATGGGAGAAGGGTAAGCCGGGGCTCCTGATGCAGCCTTGGGGAGGCTTGCATGTCCTGGGAAATCCCAAGGGGTGTGGATCCATTTGGCCGGAAGGTCCCGAAGTTCGGGGATCCAGGTTCGGATGTAGCTGCCGTCGGGGTCGAATTTTTTGCTTTGTAGGATGGGGTTGAAAATTCGGAAATAGGGTGAAGCGTCGGCTCCTGAGCCTGCGATCCATTGCCAGCCCATGGTGTTGTTTGCGAGGTCGGCATCGACCAGGGTGTCCCAGAACCAACGGGCACCTTCCTGCCATGGTTGGAGCAGGTGTTTGACGAGGAATGAGGCGGTGATCATCCGCACTCGGTTGTGCATCCATCCGGTCTGCCAGAGTTGGCGCATGCCGGCATCGATGATCGGGAAGCCGGTTGTCCCATCTTGCCAGCGTTGCAAGTGGTCACGATTGAATTTCCATGGGAATAGATCGTATTCCGGTTTTAAGGCATGGGATTGACTGTGTGGGTAGTGATAGAGTAAATGAGCGGAAAACTCACGCCAGTAGAGTTGCCTCAGGATGCCGGACTGCGCAGTTTCGGCGGATGCAGAGTGCTGGATGAGATGGTGGTGGAATTCATGAGGGCTGATTTGGCCAAAGTGCAAATAAGCTGAAAGCTGACTGGTGCCGTCGATAGCCGGGATGTCTCGCTGGTCATGATAGTTGCAGCAATGGATAGCGGTTTTTTGTAGCTGACTGAGGCCCGATTTACGTGTCGCTTGCCAATGCTGTGAGATTCCAGTGTCCCAGTTTTTTGTTGGTAGGAGATTGAGTTTTTCCAAGTTACAGCATCCGGGGATCTGTCCGGAATAGGAACGATGGCCGGAGTGGGTTATACTCAGGTCATCTGAATGGATCGGTGGTCTCGGCGGGTCTTGCAGACAATGTTTCCAAAAGGGCGTGAATACCTGGAACGGCTTGCCTGAGCGGTTTCTGAGGCTGAGGGGGTCGCACAAGAGGCTGCCATTCATGCTTTCGACGGAAATCCCTTGTTTCGTGAGAGCCGCTTTGATTTTCGAGTCCCTCTCTACGAAAGCGGGTTCGTAGCAACGGTTCCAGACGATCGCTTTGGCTCCGCTTGAGTGGAGAATATGATCTAATATCGATTGGCTCGATTGGTTCGTTTCGGCCTTGAAGATGAGTAGCTGGCTTCCGCTCTGTTTGAGTTGGGCCGAGAGATCTTGTAGTGCTTGGTGCAACCACCATTTCGATGCCGCCCCTCTGCTCCACGGTTGTTCTTCTCCCGGAGCGTGGATATAAATCGGGAGAATGGGGGCTTTTCGTTTCAGCGCCCAGTTCCAGGCCGGGTTGTCATCAAGCCGGAGGTCTCTTCTAAACCAGACAATGGTGGAGGACATGTTAGATTGATTGGGTCGATGGGTGGAGGATTCGGATCAGGCGGATACGCGTGTATCTGAGATTGAGAATGCAAGGTAGGTTGGACAAGGTGGCGTAGATGAGAATGATGAGGTGATAAGGGGAGGGCGTCCAGACAATGAAGCATGAAATGGCGAGCCATTGTAGCCAGTGTGAACATTCCCCGCGTCTGGTTTCTTTGACGAAGGTTTCCAGATACTCTCGTTCAGTTGATTGGAGGGAGCTCTTTGAAAACCCCTTGAGCCAAGGGGCTCCATCCGGAAGGTAATGCTTCCAGCGTTTGATTTGGAATAAACGAAGATAAAGCCGGAGGTTTTGTTCTTTTTTATCGAGAGGTCGAGAAAAGCAGCTTTCCGGCAGTTGCGTTATTCCCCATGCGATGAGCAAATGGGCCATGGGGATGCCGAGGGCATTGATGCCGGCAATCCAGTAAGGATGGAGTTCGATCCACATGGTATGAGTTCAGGACGTTGGTCGACCTTTCCAGAGGATGTTTCGCCCCCGGCGTTTGTCGATGATGGATGAAAAAAAGAGATACTGATAGAATATCAGACTGACTGGATAACAGAGGGCATTGACCCAAGAAAAGTTACCGGCCATACGAAAGGCGATCAGGCATTGGAAAACATAGACGATGTAGGCGATCAGGCTGAGTGGTAAAAATGCCGGGGGAACAAAAGGGGTGCACATGCATGCGAGGGAGACCAGAGAGAACATAGCTCCGGTGATCCAGATGGAGCTAAGAGCCAATGCCGTTGGGTTGGCTTGGGCTGCACCTGAGGAAAAACCTTTTTTCCAACTCGAGATCAATTCGCTCATGCCTCCCGGGAACATACGCATCTCGATCTGCCCACGACCTAGCCGACAATCCCGAGGGATTCCACACTTGGCAAGTTGTCGGGCTAAGCTGAAATTTTCGAGGATCTCCCCCTTGACCGATGTATGCCCGCCTACACGTTGGTAGTCGTGTTTGGAGATGAATAAGCACTGACCGAACAGGGCCGAGTCGGGGTTGGATTTATGGTGGATTCCGAAGGCATTGGCTCCAGCCAGCATCAAGACATTGAAAAAAGCGGAGAACTCTTCATAGTTTTTTTCGATGCGATGATAGGGGGCGACTGAGATACAGGCCTGCTTGTCCTCGTAGTTGAGGATCAGATATTCGAGGGCCGTAGGCTTGAGTTCGGTATCGGCATCGAGAAAGAGCAGGAGTTCCCCATGGGCAGTGTCAGCCCCTTGTTGGCATGCCCAGGACTTTCCCAGCCATCCTTGCGGTGCCTTTTTTCCCTCGTGCACGCGGGCTCCACCTTGTGCAGCGACTGCCGCAGTGGAATCCTCCGACTGATCATTGACAACAATGATTTCATGTGGCTTCTGAGATTGTCTGGCCAGCGAGTTGAGTAGTTTCGAGATGTTCTGCTCCTCGTTGCGTGCCGGGATGATGATGCTGACTTTGGGATTGAGGGGGGGATTGTTGTCTGGTAATGCCTTACCGATTTTCCTGTGATCCATGTAGCGTGGTTTGCCAAGGACGAACCAGAATGCGGGGGCGCAGACCAATGCCAGAATGGGAAGGATGACGAGCATAGGGGGGGGGATGAGGTGGGGTGGCTTAGCTCACCGGGTGTCGTTGCATGATGCGGTCCGCACATTTTTGTCCGGAGAGAACG
This genomic stretch from Oceaniferula marina harbors:
- a CDS encoding cryptochrome/photolyase family protein, which translates into the protein MSSTIVWFRRDLRLDDNPAWNWALKRKAPILPIYIHAPGEEQPWSRGAASKWWLHQALQDLSAQLKQSGSQLLIFKAETNQSSQSILDHILHSSGAKAIVWNRCYEPAFVERDSKIKAALTKQGISVESMNGSLLCDPLSLRNRSGKPFQVFTPFWKHCLQDPPRPPIHSDDLSITHSGHRSYSGQIPGCCNLEKLNLLPTKNWDTGISQHWQATRKSGLSQLQKTAIHCCNYHDQRDIPAIDGTSQLSAYLHFGQISPHEFHHHLIQHSASAETAQSGILRQLYWREFSAHLLYHYPHSQSHALKPEYDLFPWKFNRDHLQRWQDGTTGFPIIDAGMRQLWQTGWMHNRVRMITASFLVKHLLQPWQEGARWFWDTLVDADLANNTMGWQWIAGSGADASPYFRIFNPILQSKKFDPDGSYIRTWIPELRDLPAKWIHTPWDFPGHASLPKAASGAPAYPSPIIPHTEGRERALEAYRRFTEIKKQYSP
- a CDS encoding glycosyltransferase, whose product is MLVILPILALVCAPAFWFVLGKPRYMDHRKIGKALPDNNPPLNPKVSIIIPARNEEQNISKLLNSLARQSQKPHEIIVVNDQSEDSTAAVAAQGGARVHEGKKAPQGWLGKSWACQQGADTAHGELLLFLDADTELKPTALEYLILNYEDKQACISVAPYHRIEKNYEEFSAFFNVLMLAGANAFGIHHKSNPDSALFGQCLFISKHDYQRVGGHTSVKGEILENFSLARQLAKCGIPRDCRLGRGQIEMRMFPGGMSELISSWKKGFSSGAAQANPTALALSSIWITGAMFSLVSLACMCTPFVPPAFLPLSLIAYIVYVFQCLIAFRMAGNFSWVNALCYPVSLIFYQYLFFSSIIDKRRGRNILWKGRPTS